The Candida orthopsilosis Co 90-125, chromosome 3 draft sequence sequence TGAATCATTAATTGGTGAGTGTTGCGGTGAGTCTGGATCTGACATGTCCGATTGAGaagtgttgttgttcaatgtgaaatcaaaatcatccaaTGATACTGTATCTTCTGctgattgattgaatttgggAGATTGAATCAATGCCAAGTCGAGATTATCCGATTCAATCTCTGTCTCCAGACCCAGGAACCGTTCCTGTTCAGTAGATTCCACACTTTTTATACTGATAAATGTTGGCTTCCTTCGTATCATCAATGGCATCTCCGAATCAATCACGCTTTCCACGTCAGAGCTTGTCAAATCTTCTTTGCTGTTAATTGGCCTCTCGTATCTTAGCAACTCCTGTATATCCTCTTCAGTATAATACAATTTATCCGGATTGATATTCAACTTGATTGCTTCTTTCACTTGTGAATGTACACCCAAGAATGAAGATCCATCGATGGACATAATTTTGATCTCATTGCTATCATTTGCAACCGAACACATACTAACCACATTGGTATTAGAAGCCGGTAAAACAGTTCCACATTGTCTTTGATTGACATCAACTTCGACTGAATTTGTCTTTTCGTTAAACTTAACACTATCCAATCCTTCTCTTAACCCACAATTCATATGACCAATTTCATCTATACTAACATCTGAAGTGAGATCCCAGTGTATTATATTTCCATCTTGGCCTCCGCTAAATAAATCCCCTTGATCCCATTCAATGCTGGTTACTTGATTCAAAGTAGAACGATGTGAATGTCCATGCAAGCTAGTGAAGTAATCTTGTTTTCTTATATCCCATAATCGAATAACTCCATCTCCATGTCCAACAGCTAGTATGTTGTCGTTTTCAGGATTCCATTTGACAATATTACCTGATAGTTGACGATAGTTTCTCGTTATTGAAGATGACATTGGTATACTAAACTTCGAATCTCTTGtatcaaacaatgaaatACCAAACTTTCCACAAATACCCAAGGTTGTATTATTATGAGGTAATACATCAAAATTCCGTATTCCTTTAACTGTTGTAATTGATATGGGTTGTGGTCTTTGCTGTGATTCAACATTCATAATATCCCaatggaaaagaaaatcatcatatattgaaatcatttcCCTATCACTGTTGaaaagattcaattgtttgatggGTAACATTGCATCTACTTTGCTCTTGTCTTTGATATGTTTCCTATGATTAAAACGTTTACAAATTTCAGCAGAGTATTCCTGATCATCAATGGAACCAGTTCCAATGTCAGGCATTGTGACCAAATGAGCATAACCCTTGTTATTTCCAGTAACAAGGTAATTTTTATCACTAGTGGTGGTATTGTTAACCCATTTCATGTTGTATATATTCGAGAGACTGATagttgaatgatgaatcaaatgattAGAATCTAGATTTATCTCataaataaacaaattatTATCACTATTATTCAGTGATATGGCCAATAAAGGATTTTGCAGTGATTGATGCTTAACACACATTGATGTCAAATTCATGTTATTGTCAGGAATCTTCCAataattggatttgatatttgtaCGATTCAAAGAACATGATTTGCTCAATACTTGGGTatctttttcattattCAAGTTGAGCAaccaagaagaagatgtaTTGGTCTTTTTGTCGAGATACGGTGAATTAATCGATGATTGAGATGTGGTTGACTCCTCTGGTAAACTGAGTACACTTGAAATGGGCGACAAACTTGGGTTGAATCTCCTTATAGCATTTTGTCTGAATAATAACGTTGGCTCGTAGTAGTCTGTCATGGTTAACTGTAGTTGTaaaagatgaagttgtATAAGGTACGGACGGTCGCTTTGCGCCGTATCAAGAATGCAGTCTCTTATATATATTGATCACACATGGCTTGCAATAGATAACCTGCGTGGACACTTACAACTCGTGCCAGACATCAACTGCTGGTTATAGAAACTTAAACCAGCCAGCCGCTTTTTACAGCGTTGGTAAGTTTATATGCAGGAGTTGAAATTACAGATAAGCACacaaaaaattaaaaaatatGACTATATGCAGGAAACCACATTTGGCATTTTTCGCAGCTGGTTACATCAACCGTTTTTGGAATAAACTCATCCAAAAGAGGATCAAACTCGACCTAACTAAGAATCACCTTCAAAACTATAAGTTATGGTTTTCTTACATCATAACCAATTTATATATCTAAACTCAGCAATAAATTAAACCTATTTAATGATACACTTGGCACGAGTATTAAAATTTATCATATTCGGATGGTCAAATCATGGCTACCATCGTGAGTCATACTCTTCTTTGATGAACTACCTCCTCTTGTAAATACAAGGCTTCAATAACCATTGTCCTTCAGGTTTGGTTTCTCTTTTACTCtccaatttc is a genomic window containing:
- a CDS encoding Dse1 cell wall protein, which translates into the protein MTDYYEPTLLFRQNAIRRFNPSLSPISSVLSLPEESTTSQSSINSPYLDKKTNTSSSWLLNLNNEKDTQVLSKSCSLNRTNIKSNYWKIPDNNMNLTSMCVKHQSSQNPLLAISSNNSDNNLFIYEINLDSNHLIHHSTISLSNIYNMKWVNNTTTSDKNYLVTGNNKGYAHLVTMPDIGTGSIDDQEYSAEICKRFNHRKHIKDKSKVDAMLPIKQLNLFNSDREMISIYDDFLFHWDIMNVESQQRPQPISITTVKGIRNFDVLPHNNTTLGICGKFGISLFDTRDSKFSIPMSSSITRNYRQLSGNIVKWNPENDNILAVGHGDGVIRLWDIRKQDYFTSLHGHSHRSTLNQVTSIEWDQGDLFSGGQDGNIIHWDLTSDVSIDEIGHMNCGLREGLDSVKFNEKTNSVEVDVNQRQCGTVLPASNTNVVSMCSVANDSNEIKIMSIDGSSFLGVHSQVKEAIKLNINPDKLYYTEEDIQELLRYERPINSKEDLTSSDVESVIDSEMPLMIRRKPTFISIKSVESTEQERFSGSETEIESDNLDLALIQSPKFNQSAEDTVSLDDFDFTLNNNTSQSDMSDPDSPQHSPINDSMDSLSTIATDLDAMIVHEKGNGKQIVANEMVENAASSEQTDNVLFKTYSGHDLRNYKYSDIFRSLDNLNLSY